The Streptomyces sp. HUAS CB01 genome has a segment encoding these proteins:
- a CDS encoding CHAT domain-containing protein: MKKASLRITASSDGVGFGVVISAGDRSNEPVPLGSLGEVHRLREVFDRNASEDDRREAGDLLYEALLGGGVADHWATLRAGCTADSPLRVVLDIEPAELRSLPWELMRQRGAWLWRRPELLMRRGAAVPAVDVGMPEAWPLRVLVVIGTPARDEQALAEQELAALSGVLECRPGQAHVEVLDCPDSAHELAEAIEELRPHAVHFIAHGMQRAGGGSPELSFTTESGGGWQLCAEDVADLTQWQPRLVVLNACHLAQADPADWVGGIAQAFSDTGARAVISMQADIKSSAAVVFTRSFYEGLVRGLPIDECMAAARSALGKLPERTGEWALPVLLTSTEPDAVLPLIIRSPEGSRPEDIHRHKQYIDLRRFVGQVMERRQAWWALDDPRSNDGIPKRSVLVIGGHSHGDFRRTGKTWLSNWCQATWFLRGHQIISVDLSSRLAAPGARAGGGTRRKDWLTVLRTIREQAISSDQLCSLPKDAFRDFNAELNRLVVGHVQSVEGAGAGQEDEWNPFNDDVGHADERKRDIMAAFVTTLRRVASDQPLILALDHADRIMEESLGGELYEGLIRPIAYGKAAPLRLVLVAPDNWMRPIIPDADSHVIGRVQVGDFRRGQLVRLARAYSQRLGCEPNKATIGVVEALARQPQEYFGVDLFECLTPHVDQWAAAINKLEAG; the protein is encoded by the coding sequence ATGAAAAAAGCGTCACTGCGGATCACTGCTTCGAGCGACGGGGTCGGCTTCGGCGTCGTCATATCGGCGGGCGATCGCTCCAACGAACCGGTCCCGTTGGGGAGCCTCGGGGAGGTCCACCGCCTTCGCGAGGTCTTCGACCGCAACGCGAGCGAGGACGACCGCCGAGAGGCGGGCGACCTTCTGTATGAGGCCCTACTCGGGGGCGGTGTGGCGGACCATTGGGCCACCCTGCGGGCGGGTTGCACCGCGGACTCTCCGTTGCGTGTGGTCCTGGACATAGAGCCGGCCGAGCTCAGGTCATTGCCCTGGGAGCTCATGCGGCAGCGTGGCGCGTGGTTGTGGCGTCGCCCCGAGCTTCTGATGAGGCGCGGTGCTGCTGTGCCCGCCGTCGACGTCGGCATGCCGGAGGCGTGGCCGCTGCGCGTTCTGGTGGTCATCGGCACACCAGCGCGTGACGAGCAGGCCCTCGCTGAACAGGAGCTGGCCGCGTTGTCTGGTGTACTGGAGTGCAGGCCCGGCCAGGCTCATGTGGAAGTCCTGGACTGCCCGGACTCCGCCCATGAACTGGCGGAGGCAATCGAGGAACTGCGCCCCCACGCTGTGCACTTCATCGCCCATGGAATGCAGAGGGCGGGCGGTGGCAGCCCGGAGCTCTCGTTTACCACCGAGTCGGGGGGTGGCTGGCAGCTGTGCGCCGAGGACGTCGCCGACCTGACGCAGTGGCAGCCGCGGCTGGTGGTGCTCAACGCCTGCCATCTCGCCCAGGCAGATCCTGCAGATTGGGTTGGAGGCATCGCTCAAGCCTTCTCGGACACCGGCGCCCGGGCCGTGATCTCCATGCAGGCTGACATCAAGTCGTCCGCTGCCGTCGTCTTCACGCGGAGCTTCTACGAGGGTTTGGTGCGCGGCCTGCCCATCGACGAATGCATGGCAGCGGCACGATCCGCACTGGGCAAGCTACCGGAAAGAACAGGGGAGTGGGCTCTCCCCGTACTGCTCACCAGTACCGAGCCCGACGCCGTCCTGCCCTTGATAATCCGTTCTCCCGAAGGCTCCCGGCCGGAAGACATTCACCGCCACAAGCAGTACATCGATCTCCGCCGTTTTGTGGGTCAGGTCATGGAGCGCAGACAGGCATGGTGGGCGCTGGACGACCCGCGAAGCAACGACGGGATCCCGAAGCGCTCAGTGCTCGTGATCGGGGGACACTCCCACGGCGACTTCCGCCGGACGGGTAAGACCTGGCTGTCCAATTGGTGTCAGGCGACATGGTTCCTCCGCGGGCACCAGATCATCTCGGTGGACCTGTCATCCAGGCTCGCTGCACCGGGAGCGCGCGCCGGCGGTGGAACGAGACGTAAGGACTGGCTGACGGTGCTGCGCACGATCCGAGAGCAGGCAATCTCCTCGGATCAGCTCTGCTCGCTGCCGAAGGATGCCTTCCGCGACTTCAACGCGGAGTTGAACAGGCTCGTGGTCGGCCACGTACAATCGGTCGAGGGTGCGGGGGCCGGGCAGGAGGATGAGTGGAATCCCTTCAATGACGACGTCGGCCATGCGGATGAGCGCAAGAGGGACATCATGGCGGCTTTCGTCACCACCCTCCGCCGGGTGGCTTCCGACCAACCGTTGATCCTCGCACTCGATCACGCCGATCGGATCATGGAGGAGTCGCTCGGCGGTGAACTGTACGAGGGGCTGATTCGCCCTATCGCTTACGGCAAAGCGGCCCCCTTGCGCCTGGTGCTTGTCGCGCCCGACAATTGGATGCGACCGATAATCCCGGACGCCGACTCGCACGTCATCGGCCGTGTGCAAGTCGGTGACTTCAGGCGCGGGCAGCTGGTGCGGCTGGCCAGAGCGTACAGCCAGCGCCTTGGATGCGAGCCCAACAAAGCCACCATCGGAGTCGTGGAAGCTCTGGCCCGACAGCCGCAGGAGTACTTCGGCGTCGATCTGTTTGAATGCCTCACCCCGCACGTCGACCAGTGGGCGGCCGCGATCAATAAACTGGAGGCAGGGTGA